The Vibrio gallaecicus genome contains a region encoding:
- a CDS encoding F0F1 ATP synthase subunit I yields MVAALARPGRVLAKQMLLIELSAVILVAVGLGITVNPDWGFASLIGGGIFVIANVVFCVCAFLFCGARATKLVAASFYAGEALKILITVLLFSIVYMYMQVELVPLKLTYLLALGINIFAPVLFINNKK; encoded by the coding sequence ATGGTAGCGGCGTTAGCAAGACCAGGACGAGTGCTTGCAAAGCAAATGTTATTGATCGAGCTTAGCGCGGTTATATTAGTGGCAGTAGGGTTAGGTATCACGGTTAATCCTGATTGGGGTTTTGCCTCATTGATCGGTGGCGGCATTTTTGTCATTGCCAATGTGGTGTTTTGTGTTTGTGCTTTTCTATTTTGCGGAGCTCGTGCGACTAAGTTAGTTGCTGCGTCCTTTTATGCAGGTGAAGCATTAAAAATCTTAATCACAGTTTTACTATTCTCTATTGTCTACATGTATATGCAGGTGGAACTCGTTCCCCTCAAACTGACCTATTTACTGGCTCTCGGGATTAATATCTTTGCGCCAGTGCTTTTCATTAACAATAAAAAATAG
- a CDS encoding ParB/RepB/Spo0J family partition protein codes for MSKRGLGKGLDALLATSSLAREKQQVASHSQALSADGELVELSVTSLKPGVYQPRKDIAPEALEELAASIQSQGIIQPIIVRPISQDHFEIIAGERRWRAARQAGLKQVPCLIKKVQDKAVIAMALIENIQREDLNVIEEAQALERLQNEFKLTHQQVAEVIGKSRATVSNLLRLNQLENEVKGLVSNKQLEMGHARALLALNGEQQVEVATTVANKKLTVRQTENLIKNCLKPEVEEKTKVEDQEALAISHRLAEKLQANVSIVRNNLGKSKVTITLDEPHKLEQLIAKLEH; via the coding sequence ATGTCTAAGCGTGGTTTAGGAAAAGGGCTAGATGCATTACTTGCAACTAGCTCATTAGCTCGTGAAAAGCAGCAGGTAGCATCGCATAGCCAAGCATTATCTGCAGATGGTGAACTGGTTGAGCTTTCCGTTACTAGTTTAAAGCCTGGTGTGTACCAGCCTCGCAAAGATATCGCTCCAGAAGCTCTAGAAGAGCTGGCGGCTTCGATTCAGTCACAAGGTATTATTCAACCAATTATCGTTCGTCCTATCTCTCAAGATCATTTTGAGATTATAGCTGGTGAACGCCGCTGGAGAGCTGCTCGTCAAGCGGGTTTAAAACAGGTGCCTTGCTTAATCAAAAAGGTTCAAGATAAAGCTGTAATCGCGATGGCTTTAATCGAGAATATTCAGCGTGAAGACTTAAACGTTATTGAAGAAGCGCAAGCATTAGAGCGCTTACAAAATGAGTTTAAATTGACGCATCAGCAAGTTGCCGAAGTTATAGGTAAATCTAGAGCTACAGTAAGTAACTTATTACGTCTAAATCAGCTCGAAAATGAAGTAAAAGGTTTAGTTTCTAATAAGCAACTGGAAATGGGGCATGCTCGTGCATTATTAGCCCTCAATGGTGAGCAACAAGTTGAGGTTGCTACCACCGTCGCAAATAAAAAATTGACGGTGCGCCAGACAGAGAATCTTATTAAAAACTGCCTAAAACCAGAAGTTGAAGAAAAAACAAAGGTTGAAGACCAAGAAGCTCTAGCTATTTCGCATAGATTAGCTGAAAAATTGCAAGCAAACGTTTCAATTGTTCGAAATAACTTAGGGAAATCAAAGGTTACGATTACTCTTGATGAGCCTCACAAATTAGAGCAATTGATTGCCAAGCTAGAGCACTAA
- a CDS encoding ParA family protein, with the protein MGKIVAVANQKGGVGKTTTCVNLAASMAATKRKVLVVDLDPQGNATMASGVDKYQVEATAYDLLVEDTPFDEVVCRSPSGNYDLIAANGDVTAAEIKLMEVFAREVRLKNALASVRDNYDFIFIDCPPSLNLLTINAMAAADSVLVPMQCEYFALEGLTALMDTISKLAAVVNENLKIEGLLRTMYDPRNRLSNEVSDQLKKHFGSKVYRTVIPRNVRLAEAPSHGKPAMYYDKYSAGAKAYLALAGEMLRREEVPV; encoded by the coding sequence GTGGGTAAAATTGTAGCAGTTGCCAATCAAAAGGGCGGTGTAGGGAAAACAACAACTTGCGTTAATTTGGCAGCATCAATGGCTGCAACAAAGCGTAAAGTATTGGTTGTTGATCTCGATCCTCAAGGTAATGCCACTATGGCAAGTGGAGTCGATAAATATCAAGTTGAAGCAACAGCTTATGATTTGTTAGTCGAAGATACCCCATTTGATGAAGTGGTGTGTCGTAGTCCATCTGGGAACTACGATTTAATTGCAGCTAATGGGGATGTAACCGCAGCCGAAATAAAGCTGATGGAAGTGTTTGCCCGTGAAGTGCGTTTAAAAAATGCGCTTGCATCAGTTCGCGATAACTATGATTTCATCTTTATTGATTGCCCTCCTTCTTTAAACCTCCTTACAATCAATGCAATGGCTGCAGCTGACTCTGTGTTGGTTCCAATGCAATGTGAGTATTTTGCATTGGAGGGTTTAACAGCTTTGATGGATACAATTAGTAAGCTGGCAGCGGTAGTAAACGAGAACCTTAAAATCGAAGGTTTACTTCGAACTATGTATGATCCTCGTAATCGCTTATCAAATGAAGTATCCGATCAATTAAAGAAACATTTCGGTAGCAAAGTTTATCGAACTGTTATCCCTAGGAATGTACGTTTAGCTGAAGCTCCAAGTCATGGCAAGCCAGCAATGTATTACGATAAGTATTCTGCTGGTGCTAAAGCATACCTTGCTTTAGCTGGTGAGATGCTGCGTCGTGAAGAAGTTCCTGTTTAA
- the rsmG gene encoding 16S rRNA (guanine(527)-N(7))-methyltransferase RsmG: MSALREKLDHLLSQTDLEVSDKQRGQLVGYVELLNKWNKAYNLTSVRDPMDMLTKHILDSVIVSTHLQGKRFIDVGTGPGLPGIPLSIMNPDCEFFLLDSLGKRIRFIKQVTHELGIKNVTPVQSRVEEFQPEEKFDGVLSRAFASMTDMVEWCHHLPKEQSGVFLALKGQHPRGEIDLLPEWCSVVDIQVLDVPELEGDRHLVTLSRQG, from the coding sequence ATGTCGGCATTACGAGAAAAACTTGATCACCTACTGAGCCAAACAGACTTAGAAGTATCAGATAAACAACGTGGTCAACTTGTTGGTTACGTTGAGTTGCTGAACAAATGGAACAAAGCGTATAACTTAACGTCAGTTCGTGACCCTATGGACATGTTAACGAAGCATATCCTAGATAGTGTTATTGTTAGTACTCACTTACAAGGTAAGCGTTTTATTGATGTTGGAACTGGACCAGGTTTACCAGGTATTCCTCTTTCTATTATGAATCCAGATTGTGAGTTTTTCTTGCTAGATAGCTTAGGCAAACGTATTCGCTTTATTAAGCAAGTTACTCATGAGCTAGGTATTAAAAATGTGACACCAGTTCAAAGCCGTGTTGAAGAGTTCCAACCAGAAGAAAAATTTGATGGTGTTCTAAGTCGTGCATTTGCTTCAATGACAGATATGGTGGAATGGTGTCATCATTTACCTAAAGAGCAGTCTGGTGTATTTTTAGCTCTTAAAGGACAGCATCCAAGAGGTGAAATCGACCTGCTACCTGAATGGTGCTCTGTGGTTGATATTCAAGTTTTGGATGTCCCGGAGCTGGAAGGCGACCGTCACTTAGTAACTTTATCGCGTCAGGGATAA
- the mnmG gene encoding tRNA uridine-5-carboxymethylaminomethyl(34) synthesis enzyme MnmG, with amino-acid sequence MLYHEKFDVIVVGGGHAGTEAALASARTGQSTLLLTHNIDTLGQMSCNPAIGGIGKGHLVKEVDAMGGLMAQAIDHSGIQFRTLNASKGPAVRATRAQADRALYKAFVRNVLENTPNLTLFQQSVDDLIVEQDQVVGVVTQMGLKFHAKAVVLTVGTFLGGKIHIGMESSSGGRAGDPPSIALANRLRDLPFRVDRLKTGTPPRIDARSVDFSELEVQHGDNPTPVFSFMGNRTQQPKQIPCFITHTNENTHDVIRANLDRSPMYAGVIEGIGPRYCPSIEDKVMRFADKNSHQIFIEPEGLTTHELYPNGISTSLPFDVQVQIVRSMKGFENAHIVRPGYAIEYDFFDPRDLKQTYETKFIQGLFFAGQINGTTGYEEAAAQGLMAGLNASLFTQGKEGWSPRRDQAYMGVLIDDLSTMGTKEPYRMFTSRAEYRLLLREDNADIRLTEKSRELGLVDDARWARFNDKVENIEKERQRLKETWVNPKSEGIESLNQLLKTPMVREASGEDLLRRPELNYAQLTSLDLFGPALDDQQAAEQVETQVKYEGYIQRQQDEIEKSLRHENTKLPADLDYSQIKGLSNEVVLKLSTSKPESIGIASRISGITPAAVSILLVYLKKQGLLKKGEDA; translated from the coding sequence ATGCTTTATCATGAAAAATTTGACGTCATCGTTGTCGGCGGTGGCCATGCAGGAACGGAAGCCGCACTCGCATCTGCACGTACTGGTCAAAGTACGTTATTACTCACTCATAACATCGATACTCTGGGGCAAATGTCTTGCAACCCTGCGATTGGTGGTATTGGCAAAGGTCACTTAGTCAAAGAAGTGGATGCGATGGGTGGATTAATGGCACAAGCCATCGATCATTCTGGTATTCAATTCAGAACGTTAAATGCATCAAAAGGTCCTGCAGTACGTGCAACACGTGCTCAAGCTGACCGTGCTTTATACAAAGCGTTTGTTCGAAATGTTCTAGAAAACACACCAAACTTAACTTTGTTTCAGCAATCGGTGGATGACTTGATCGTAGAACAGGATCAAGTTGTTGGTGTGGTTACTCAGATGGGGCTTAAGTTCCATGCTAAAGCCGTTGTGCTCACGGTGGGTACATTCCTTGGTGGTAAGATCCACATTGGAATGGAAAGTTCTTCTGGAGGACGCGCTGGTGATCCACCATCGATCGCACTAGCAAACCGTTTACGTGATCTTCCATTCAGAGTTGATCGCTTGAAAACAGGCACACCGCCAAGAATTGATGCGCGCAGTGTCGACTTCTCAGAACTAGAAGTTCAGCATGGTGATAATCCAACGCCTGTTTTCTCATTCATGGGTAATCGAACTCAACAGCCAAAACAGATTCCGTGTTTTATTACGCATACCAATGAAAATACACACGATGTTATTCGTGCAAATCTAGATAGAAGCCCGATGTATGCCGGTGTTATCGAAGGTATTGGTCCTCGCTATTGCCCTTCAATTGAAGACAAAGTGATGCGTTTTGCTGATAAAAACAGTCACCAAATTTTCATTGAGCCTGAAGGTCTCACAACTCACGAATTATACCCTAATGGGATTTCGACTAGTTTACCTTTTGATGTTCAAGTTCAAATCGTTCGCTCAATGAAAGGTTTTGAAAATGCCCATATCGTCCGTCCTGGTTATGCTATCGAGTATGATTTCTTCGATCCTCGAGATTTAAAACAGACGTACGAGACAAAATTTATTCAAGGCTTGTTCTTTGCTGGACAAATTAACGGTACGACAGGCTATGAAGAAGCAGCAGCACAAGGCTTGATGGCTGGTTTAAATGCGAGTTTATTCACACAAGGTAAAGAAGGTTGGAGCCCACGTCGTGACCAAGCCTACATGGGCGTACTTATTGACGACTTATCGACAATGGGTACTAAAGAACCTTACCGAATGTTTACATCTCGTGCGGAGTACCGTTTATTGCTTCGTGAAGATAACGCAGATATACGTTTGACTGAAAAATCCCGTGAGTTAGGGCTGGTTGATGATGCTCGATGGGCTCGTTTTAACGATAAAGTTGAGAACATAGAAAAAGAACGCCAACGCCTTAAAGAAACTTGGGTAAATCCAAAATCTGAAGGTATTGAATCGCTTAATCAGCTTTTAAAAACCCCTATGGTTCGTGAAGCTAGCGGTGAAGATCTTTTACGTCGTCCAGAGCTAAACTACGCACAGTTAACATCTTTGGATCTTTTTGGTCCTGCATTGGATGATCAACAAGCGGCTGAGCAAGTTGAAACACAAGTTAAATACGAAGGTTATATTCAGCGTCAGCAAGACGAAATTGAAAAATCTCTTCGTCACGAAAATACCAAACTGCCTGCTGACTTAGATTACAGCCAGATTAAAGGCTTATCTAACGAGGTGGTTTTAAAGCTTTCAACTTCAAAACCTGAATCAATAGGTATTGCCTCTCGTATCTCGGGTATTACACCTGCTGCGGTATCTATTTTATTGGTTTACCTAAAAAAACAAGGCTTATTAAAAAAGGGTGAGGACGCATAA
- the mioC gene encoding FMN-binding protein MioC, with the protein MIQIITGSTLGGAEYVGDHLSELLEEQGHQVTIHNQPDFHQIAAEGSWIIVTSTHGAGEFPDNIKPFIQAIKDTNSDFSAIKFAVIALGDSSYDTFCSAGKEAFTLMEKMKAQPLTPCFTIDVLEVPVPEDAAEEWLNSCINQF; encoded by the coding sequence ATGATTCAAATAATTACAGGTAGCACTCTTGGCGGTGCCGAGTATGTCGGTGATCACCTCAGTGAACTTCTTGAAGAACAAGGGCACCAAGTTACAATTCACAACCAACCCGACTTTCATCAAATAGCAGCTGAAGGCTCTTGGATAATTGTAACTTCGACTCATGGAGCAGGCGAATTTCCAGATAATATCAAACCTTTTATTCAAGCTATCAAAGATACAAACTCTGATTTCTCCGCAATAAAATTTGCTGTTATTGCGCTTGGTGATTCGAGTTACGATACCTTTTGCTCTGCAGGCAAAGAAGCATTTACGCTAATGGAAAAGATGAAAGCTCAACCACTAACACCATGTTTCACTATTGATGTACTTGAAGTACCTGTACCGGAAGATGCGGCAGAAGAGTGGTTAAATAGCTGTATTAATCAGTTCTAA